Within the Beduinella massiliensis genome, the region GATAAACTATGTGGGCTGGCCAATTCTGCAAATTGTTTTTGTAGCTGGATTGGCCATGAAACCAAAAAAGACAGAATGAGTACAGCTTGCCGCTTGCGTCTATAAAATTGTTTTTCCAGTTCGCTCCAAGTCCTACAATTACGCTCCGACCAGGAAAAAGGCCGTCGACGTTTATCGGCGGTCTTTTCATTTCCCTATGTTTATGTGGTTTATCCCTCAATTTCTCTACCACATCCTTATGGCAGGCTCCCGCACAGAGTTCAGAACCAGAATTTTTAATTCGCAGTCCTATTAAAAACATATATTCTGATTCACACTATCGCATTGCAATGCGAGATGTGCCCGCCTCAGCACGCAAGCAAGGCCTCCATCCCCAAAAACGCCGGCATAAATCATTCTACCCAAATGCTGCCGGCAGCCATTTGCCGGCAGCATTTTTCATGCGCTCCTTATTTCTTTTCCCACCGCGCCCGCAGGAAGTGCGCCGCCAGCTTAGGCCTGCGCTCGCGCGTGAACACGCCCTTCTTGTTGCCGCCCACACGCATGATGTTCTCCGCGGTCGCAAAGTCCGCAAAGTTCCAGACATGCTCGCCCGTGATGAACGGCAGGCGGTCAAAAACCTCGCCGTAGGCCTTTAAAAAAGCCGCCTGATATTCCTCGCTGAAAAGGCCCGGCGTCGCGTCGTGCAGGCCCGCGATCGTATCCGCGCCGTACTCGCCCAGCATGATCGGCTTGTCAGGACAGCGCCTGTGGAAGCCCAGCAGCTCGTCCTCCAGCAGCTTAGCCGCCGCAGGCAGGTCGCCCGCCGTGTCGTACCAGCCTCGATAGCGGTTGAGCACCAGCACGTCGCACAGCTCCGCGACCTTGCACGTCTCCGGCGTGGAGCCTCCGTACGTCACGATCGTCACCGGGCGGCGCTGAGGGTCGAGCGTACGCGCCAGATTCGTCAGCGGCTCGAAGTACTCCCTGGCCCCCTCCTCCTCGCTCGCGGGCTCGTTCGCCACGCTCCACATCACCACACACGGGTGGTTCTTGTCGCGCGCGATCATCTCGCCGATCACGTCCCTGTGGTGCTCCGCCGTCTTCATCGTCTTCCAGGTGCCGTTCGGTTCGCCGCCCAACAGACCCACCGCCGAAAAGCCCGTGTGCAGCCCGACGGCGGGCGCCTCCGCGATCACGAGGATCCCCTCCCGGTCGCACAGGCGCAGCATTTCCTCGCTGTACGGATAATGGCTGGTGCGGAAGGAATTGGCGTTGAGCCACTTGAGCAGGGCGACGTCCTTGACGTTGTACGCCTCGTTAAACCCGCGCCCGTTTACCGGGCTGTCCTCGTGCTTGCCGAAGCCCTTGAGATATACGGGCTTTCCGTTCAGGCAGACGCGGCAGTTTTCGAGGGTCACGTCCCGGAAGCCGAACGGCTCCTCGTACACGTCCTCGCCGTCCGCCCCCGCGAGGCGCACCGCCAGGCGGTAAAGCGCCGGCTGCTCCGGCGACCAGGGCGTGACGCCCTCTACCCTTCCCTCAAACGCGGCCCCTGTAAACGCGGCGAGCTCCCGTCCCTCGCCGTCCAGCACGCGCGCGGAAATTTCGCCCGCCCCGGACGTCTCTACGCGGCAGGAGAGCCGCCCGTCCGCGTGCGCGACGATCGCGACGTCCGTGATGCGCACGTTCGGCACGAGCATCAGCTTCACCGGGCGCATGATGCCGCTATAGTTGAAAAAGTCAAAGTTCGGCAGGTCGATCGCCTTGTCCGGCAGGCCCTCCACGCGCCGCGTGGTCATCCGCCCCGCGGGCAGCGTCGTCTCGTCCACGACGTTGTTTACCAGCACCGTCAGCAGGTTCTCGCCCGGACGCGCCGCGCCCGTAACGTCCGCCTCGAAGGGCAGGAAGCCGCCCCTATGCCGCGCCACGAGCTCGCCGTTCACGTATACGCTCGCCTGATGGGTCACGCTGCCAAAGCGCAGCAGCACCCGCTTTCCCGGCAAAAGCGCAGGTATTTCAAACGTCCGCTGGTAACAGAGGTTGCCCACGTGCTCGCGAAAGTCGCGCCCTTCGTACAGATCGTTATAAGCGCTGGGCACGGCCATGGCGCGCAGGTGCGGCAGGCGCCTTCCCGCCCAGCCCTCCTGCGCCGAAAGCCCATCGTCCAGTTGAAAATCCCATATGCCGTCCAGGCTGAAGACCAGACGGCTCTGCGTCATCGACGGATACAACATGTTAAAAAACCTCCGTTTCTCGTCCTTCGCGCTTCAATCGGCCAAATCGCCCAAAATCTCCCTTTCCGCAAAAAGCGCCGTCGCGCCGCCTGTATGCCAAAATACCACCGTGCTGCCCGCCGCCACCCTGCCCGAGCGCACGTAGTCCAGCATTCCAGCAAACGCCTTGCCCGTATAGACGGGATCCAGAAGCAGCCCCTCTGTCCTTGCGAGCAGGCGAATCGCCTCCGTAGCGGCTTCGTTCGGCTGCTCGTAGCCCGGTGCAAAGTAGCCGCGATCCACGCAAATTTCGTCCGCGCCGACCGACTCGCCGCTCCCCAGATAGCGCAGCGTTTCGGTCGCGAGCGCTGCGCAGCGCGCTTCGTACGCCGCATCCTTGTCGCTGACGGCGATCGCCTGGATCCGCGGCCCTCCGCCCAGCAGGCGGCGGCCCGCGCAGAGGCCCGCGACGGTTCCGCCCGTACCCGTCGCGCTGAACACGCAGTCCGGCGCGATGCCTTCGGCATCGCACTGCTCGCGCAATTCCAGATAACCGCCGACGAAGCCCGCCGATCCGACGGCGCTCGCTCCGCCGAGGGGGATGTCGTAGCAGTGGCGCCCCTCGGCCTCAAGCCTCGCGGCGTGCGCGCGGCCAAGCGCGAAGCAGCGCGCCTCCGTCGCCGCCTCGCTCTCGCCCTCTTCCCCCTCGACGATGTGCATCTCCGCGCCCAGAACGCGGTCCAGCAGCATGTTGGAGCGCACGTCGCGCGCATCCGGCTCCACGTACGCGTTCAGGTAGAGGATCGGGTTCAGGCCCAGCATGCGGCAGGCGGTCACGGTCTGCATCGCGTGATTGGACTGCGTCGCGCCGTAGGTGAACACCGTATCGCAGCCTCCGGCCAGCGCGTCGCCCAGCAGATATTCGAGCTTCCGAACCTTATTTCCACCAAAGAGGCTCCTGCCGGAAAAGTCGTCCCGCTTGACGTACAGCTCGACGCCCAGCATCTGCGACAGGCGGCTCAACCGATGCAGCGGCGTCGGGAAAAAGCCCAGCCCGGCGCGCGGCCTGGCCGCGAGCATCGCGTGCACGGCCTTGTATCGTTCCTCCATCTTCCATTCCTCCCAGCGTGTTCCATTCGCTTTTCTTCTTGCATTCGCCGCACACCCGTAAATTCCTGCCGCCGGGCTTCGCGCCGTCCAAAAACGCCGCTTCCCCTTGCGGCGGGCGGCAGATGCGGTAT harbors:
- a CDS encoding pyridoxal-phosphate dependent enzyme, giving the protein MEERYKAVHAMLAARPRAGLGFFPTPLHRLSRLSQMLGVELYVKRDDFSGRSLFGGNKVRKLEYLLGDALAGGCDTVFTYGATQSNHAMQTVTACRMLGLNPILYLNAYVEPDARDVRSNMLLDRVLGAEMHIVEGEEGESEAATEARCFALGRAHAARLEAEGRHCYDIPLGGASAVGSAGFVGGYLELREQCDAEGIAPDCVFSATGTGGTVAGLCAGRRLLGGGPRIQAIAVSDKDAAYEARCAALATETLRYLGSGESVGADEICVDRGYFAPGYEQPNEAATEAIRLLARTEGLLLDPVYTGKAFAGMLDYVRSGRVAAGSTVVFWHTGGATALFAEREILGDLAD
- the uidA gene encoding beta-glucuronidase; this encodes MLYPSMTQSRLVFSLDGIWDFQLDDGLSAQEGWAGRRLPHLRAMAVPSAYNDLYEGRDFREHVGNLCYQRTFEIPALLPGKRVLLRFGSVTHQASVYVNGELVARHRGGFLPFEADVTGAARPGENLLTVLVNNVVDETTLPAGRMTTRRVEGLPDKAIDLPNFDFFNYSGIMRPVKLMLVPNVRITDVAIVAHADGRLSCRVETSGAGEISARVLDGEGRELAAFTGAAFEGRVEGVTPWSPEQPALYRLAVRLAGADGEDVYEEPFGFRDVTLENCRVCLNGKPVYLKGFGKHEDSPVNGRGFNEAYNVKDVALLKWLNANSFRTSHYPYSEEMLRLCDREGILVIAEAPAVGLHTGFSAVGLLGGEPNGTWKTMKTAEHHRDVIGEMIARDKNHPCVVMWSVANEPASEEEGAREYFEPLTNLARTLDPQRRPVTIVTYGGSTPETCKVAELCDVLVLNRYRGWYDTAGDLPAAAKLLEDELLGFHRRCPDKPIMLGEYGADTIAGLHDATPGLFSEEYQAAFLKAYGEVFDRLPFITGEHVWNFADFATAENIMRVGGNKKGVFTRERRPKLAAHFLRARWEKK